TCGCATTTCCCGCAGGACAAAAAAAATCCACGTGATGTGCTCGGCCGATGGGCGATCGGAAGCCGCATGGGACAACGACGCGTACGCCTCGGTGCCTCCTAAGACgatgtcgcgcagcagttACGATCGGCACCTGACGATCTTCTCGCCAGAGGGTCGTCTGTACCAAGTCGAGTACGCCTTCAAGGCAATCAATGCCGCTGGTATCACCGCGGTTGCGGTGCgtggccgcgacgccgtcgtcgtTGCGACGCAAAAGAAGCTGCCCGACAAGCTGATTGATGCGTCGACCGTGACGCACATCTTCTCCATCACGCCCGAGATCGGATGTGTGGTGACGGGTCGCACGGCcgatgcgcgtgcgcaggtgcagcgcgcgcgctccgaggccgccgagttCAAGTACAAGTACGGATACCCCATCTCGCCCGACCTCTTGGCCAAGCGCCTGGCCAACATCAACCAGGTATACACGCAGAaggcggcgatgcgcccgcTTGGAATCTCGATGATTCTCGTTGgtctcgacgaggagctgggCGACGCTCCGCAGATCTTCAAGCTCGACCCGGCCGGCCACTATGTGGGGTACCGTGCCACGGCGTCGGGTACCAAGCAGACCGAGGCGATCAACTTCCTCGAGAAGCAGTTTAAGCGCTCGaacgtgtcgagcgcctcggtcacggccgcggccgccaccgagagcgccgcgacgtcggccgctGGCCAGGCGGGCTCGGCAACCGactcggcgctcgtcgaggcggaggaGGTCGCGAGCCGCCTCAGCCGCGAGGACGTGCTGGACCTCGCTGTGAACACCCTCAACAcggtcctcgcgcaggagctcaAGCCGAGCGAGATCGAAATTGGCATCGTCGGCGGGCCCAgcgtggccgcggccgaggccgacccGAAAGAgtcggcgcagcagcggaGATtcacgacgctcggcgaggccgacaTTGTGCAGATTCTGGAGCGCCTGGCAGAGAGGGACTAGATAGGTCTACAGATTCATCTCTTCGTCCGAATCGATCGTGTCGttgtcggcggcgacctTGGGCTTCTTCGCCTCGCGGTCTTTGGGCTTGTCGTGCGAGCGGCGCTTCTTGGACTTTTTgtcctggcgctcgtccttgttgcgctgcttgcgctgccgcgcgagctcggcgagctttTCGCGCGTCGACttgggcgcaggcgcctcggtcgaggCCTCGGCATCGGGTTGCGACTCGGacggctcggcgggcgccgcggcgggctgctgctcctcgtcctcgtcctggtCGCCGTCGCTTGCATCGCTCTCGCTGTCTTCCGCAAAGAGATCGTCCGCACCATCGCTGGAGTCGTTCGCAACGAATTGGTCCTGCGGCTCTtgcgcctcgggctgcttcttgcggcgcccgccgccgccgccgccgccagaGCGCTTCTTGGGCTCGGGCGAAGGTTCCTTGACGTACTCGATCTGGGCGGCCTCCtcacgagcgcggcggcgcgactcggcgatcgcctcggcacgccggcggtgctcttcctcgcgctcgcggcgcatctgctcgagctgcgcgtccTTGGCCTTTTGCTtctcgtcgaggaggcggagctgctcggcctgctgcgcctcgtacgcacgcgcctcttcgagctgcttctgcgcctggcgcaggagcgacGTCTCGGCGTACTtggcacgctgctcgacgacctcggcggTGATGTATAGGAGCTGGTtgttgcgcgccgcctcctcgagctcggggaGCGTCGGCTGCGACGAGGTCACCCACTCGATCGCCTCTTGGAGCTCGGCGgagcgctgctgcgcgatcGGCAGGTCACACAGCATCTGCAGCGCCTTTTGCGCCATGACCGCCTTGTTGTACAGCACCTGCTTGCGCTCCACACCCGCGGCGCTGTTGGCGTccgcgctgcggctcgCAAGGGCTTCCGCAGCGGTCGTGAGGTGCttctgcgcgagctgcaggtgCGCAAACTCCTTCTcacgcaggccgagcgcgtacGCGGCCCGCGCCACATACTGCAGCACCATCGGGTTGCGCTCGTTGTCGTAGCGCGTCAGCGCCAGGTCGTAgacgtgcagcgcacgctcgagctcgctgcgGATCATGAACGCGTGGCCCTGGCAGATGTACACGCTCGCATCGTCACgcagctcacgcagctTGCCAAAGAGGATGATCGCGTCTtccgccgcgagcttgcggcgctcctcggcggtCTCGGGGGGCGCCGACGGGTCgctcagcgcgtcgtcggccagcaGGATCGCCAGGCCTTGTGCCGCAAAGACACACTGGggatgcgcggcgagcgccttgtcAAAGAGAtcggccgcacgcagcatgCTCTTGGAACGGTCCGCCTTGTACGACGGCCCAGGCGCAGTGTGCAAGCCCAGCTGGTAGTAGGCCCAGCCGAGGGCGCTGAGCACAAATgcgtcgtgccgcgcctcttcggccgcacgccgcgcggcgctggggcTCCCAAAGATCTTTTTGCCCGCGTCGGGGCCGAGGaagagctgcgcggccagCTCCTTGATCGCCGCCCACGCCGGCTGCCGGTTCGCGGGGTACTCGCCCGCGAGGAAGCGGAtgtacgccgcgcgcgtaTCGAGGTTGCCGGGGTCGCACGAGAGCGCCTCTTTGAAGCGCGTGTTGGcaacgtcgcgcgccgcacgcgatACGCCTTGCTCGCTCAGCTCCGTGCCGTGTGGCTCGTTCGCAGCGAGGATCGcaaggcgcacgcgcgcgtcgacgtactCGGGGTGCGCGGCCAGCAGCGCTTtgtacgcctcgcgcgcttGCTCCTTATCGCCGGACGCCTCAAAGGCACGGCCCAGGTCGTAGTTTGCCAGCACCTTGACAGCCGTCGcgacgtcgctcgacgacgcagCAGCCTCGCCGGCCACGGTAaacgcacgctcgaggtaCGTGATGCcttggcgcagcgcccaTGCGGTGTtctggcgcgcgctcggcgcctgcgtcagcgcgGCACCGTGCTGCACCAGGAGCGCACCCATGTTCAgctggagctgcgcctgcagcgcctttTCGCCGTCCTGCGACTGGGCGACACGCAGTGCCTGGGCGTAgttgcgcaccgcgcggtCCACGTCGTTCGGCGCacagagcgccgcgagctgggcgTGGACGAGGGGGTCGGCGTCGAACTGCGCTActgcctcgagcgtgcgcggcgcaaggtgcTCAGCCTCGATCGCTGTCTCGGCctggaggagcgcgccgtcggtcgtcgcctc
The Malassezia japonica chromosome 2, complete sequence genome window above contains:
- the SCL1 gene encoding proteasome endopeptidase complex (COG:O; MEROPS:MER0000557; EggNog:ENOG503NUBK; BUSCO:EOG092645QN); the encoded protein is MCSADGRSEAAWDNDAYASVPPKTMSRSSYDRHLTIFSPEGRLYQVEYAFKAINAAGITAVAVRGRDAVVVATQKKLPDKLIDASTVTHIFSITPEIGCVVTGRTADARAQVQRARSEAAEFKYKYGYPISPDLLAKRLANINQVYTQKAAMRPLGISMILVGLDEELGDAPQIFKLDPAGHYVGYRATASGTKQTEAINFLEKQFKRSNVSSASVTAAAATESAATSAAGQAGSATDSALVEAEEVASRLSREDVLDLAVNTLNTVLAQELKPSEIEIGIVGGPSVAAAEADPKESAQQRRFTTLGEADIVQILERLAERD
- the CTR9 gene encoding protein required for normal CLN1 and CLN2 G1 cyclin expression (EggNog:ENOG503NX05; COG:P), yielding MDGASEAIPASEGRSAKSLELVLATNESITIDLDPLPSPEELEVVIDILVEEKPAAYFWTALASRCWNAGRRAEAELIVTKGCSILPVHRPDDSIPLFSLHAAFQLDDARKAPKQVLPDARYQILQDKQPKQHYFRNTIEALNQAQSLNPQHPMIVQSRAVFALLTGDNALAGKLFDVMLSREPMHAIALLGKACVLLRAKQYMNALQTYQLVLRLALKMDQLAAAANDSSLRWTGPDARVGIGLCLWALGRHDPARRAWRRAVDANPDNHAPRLLLGLSLVNAAKQVQALPHGWYGAQTQHSEDVARRTAYAEGIVLLQSAWRLDKTNAMTAVALSAHLLSQSTHQFAQALPAAHDFTTAPQPVPEELEGQISATLDRALKLGEHAIQYADSKSPVIQGWLQYAHALHLASQLARNNGDRALRLLSQRYYARASEELARLPPVPGLADPDGTHHQLSHGLALATLGMAQLQASSGDQLAATNTLDAVLARPSPGSNQSYGIELGLLAALLLATPQLGATPEQVQADRRKARVLLDRTLRLAEASGRAAHGARDEDEHDRATRPDDAEATTDGALLQAETAIEAEHLAPRTLEAVAQFDADPLVHAQLAALCAPNDVDRAVRNYAQALRVAQSQDGEKALQAQLQLNMGALLVQHGAALTQAPSARQNTAWALRQGITYLERAFTVAGEAAASSSDVATAVKVLANYDLGRAFEASGDKEQAREAYKALLAAHPEYVDARVRLAILAANEPHGTELSEQGVSRAARDVANTRFKEALSCDPGNLDTRAAYIRFLAGEYPANRQPAWAAIKELAAQLFLGPDAGKKIFGSPSAARRAAEEARHDAFVLSALGWAYYQLGLHTAPGPSYKADRSKSMLRAADLFDKALAAHPQCVFAAQGLAILLADDALSDPSAPPETAEERRKLAAEDAIILFGKLRELRDDASVYICQGHAFMIRSELERALHVYDLALTRYDNERNPMVLQYVARAAYALGLREKEFAHLQLAQKHLTTAAEALASRSADANSAAGVERKQVLYNKAVMAQKALQMLCDLPIAQQRSAELQEAIEWVTSSQPTLPELEEAARNNQLLYITAEVVEQRAKYAETSLLRQAQKQLEEARAYEAQQAEQLRLLDEKQKAKDAQLEQMRREREEEHRRRAEAIAESRRRAREEAAQIEYVKEPSPEPKKRSGGGGGGGRRKKQPEAQEPQDQFVANDSSDGADDLFAEDSESDASDGDQDEDEEQQPAAAPAEPSESQPDAEASTEAPAPKSTREKLAELARQRKQRNKDERQDKKSKKRRSHDKPKDREAKKPKVAADNDTIDSDEEMNL